One region of Nycticebus coucang isolate mNycCou1 chromosome 10, mNycCou1.pri, whole genome shotgun sequence genomic DNA includes:
- the GBA1 gene encoding lysosomal acid glucosylceramidase isoform X1: protein MMFSSPSREECPKDLGRVGIMAASLTALLLLQAVSWASGARPCIPKSFGYSSVVCVCNATYCDSLDPLTLPAPGTFSRYESTRSGRRMELSTGTIEANRTGTGLLLTLQPEQRFQKVKGFGGAMTDAAALNILALSPPAQDLLLKSYFSEEGIEYNIIRVPMASCDFSIRIYTYADSPDDFQLHNFSLPEEDTKLKIPLIHRALKLSQRRVSLCASPWTSPTWLKTNGAVNGKGSLKGQPGGVYHQTWAKYFVKFLDAYAEQKLQFWAVTAENEPSAGLMSGYPFQCLGFTPEHQRDFIARDLGPTLANSTHRNVRLLMLDDNRLLLPHWAQVVLKDPEAAKYVHGIAVHWYLDFLAPVKATLGETHRLFPNTMLFASEASVGSKFWEQSVRLGSWDRGMQYSHSIITNLLYHVVGWTDWNLALNPEGGPNWVRNFVDSPIIVDITKDTFYKQPMFYHLGHFSKFIPEGSQRVGLVASEKSHLDTVALIHPDGSAAVAVVLNRSSKDVPLTIKDPALGFLKTISPGYSIQTYLWRRQ from the exons ATGATGTTTTCAAGTCCTTCCAGAGAG GAATGTCCCAAGGACCTGGGTAGGGTAGGCATCATGGCTGCCAGCCTCACAGCATTGCTTCTACTTCAGGCGGTGTCCTGGGCATCAG GTGCCCGCCCCTGCATCCCTAAAAGCTTTGGTTACAGCTCAGTGGTCTGTGTCTGCAATGCCACATACTGTGACTCTCTTGACCCCCTGACCCTTCCTGCCCCTGGCACCTTCAGCCGCTATGAGAGTACACGCAGTGGGCGTCGGATGGAGCTGAGTACAGGGACCATTGAGGCCAATCGTACGGGCACAG GGCTCCTACTGACCCTGCAGCCAGAACAGAGGTTCCAGAAAGTGAAGGGGTTTGGAGGGGCTATGACAGATGCTGCTGCTCTCAACATTCTTGCCTTATCACCTCCTGCCCAAGATTTACTACTTAAATCgtacttctctgaagaag GAATTGAATACAACATCATACGGGTACCCATGGCCAGCTGTGACTTCTCCATCCGCATCTACACCTATGCTGACAGCCCTGATGACTTCCAGTTGCacaacttcagcctcccagaggaagATACCAAACTCaag ATACCCCTGATCCATCGGGCTCTGAAGTTGTCTCAACGCCGTGTTTCACTCTGCGCAAGCCCCTGGACATCACCTACTTGGCTTAAGACCAATGGGGCAGTGAATGGGAAGGGGTCACTCAAGGGCCAACCAGGGGGTGTCTACCACCAGACCTGGGCCAAATACTTTGTCAA GTTCCTGGATGCTTATGCTGAGCAAAAGTTACAGTTCTGGGCAGTGACAGCTGAAAATGAGCCGTCTGCAGGGCTGATGAGTGGGTACCCCTTCCAGTGCCTGGGCTTCACCCCTGAACATCAGCGAGACTTCATTGCCCGTGACCTGGGTCCTACCCTTGCCAACAGTACTCACCGAAATGTCCGTCTGCTCATGCTGGATGACAACCGCTTGCTGTTGCCCCACTGGGCACAGGTG GTGCTGAAAGACCCAGAGGCAGCTAAGTATGTTCATGGCATTGCTGTACACTGGTACCTGGACTTTCTGGCTCCAGTAAAAGCCACTCTGGGGGAGACACACCGCCTGTTCCCCAACACCATGCTCTTTGCCTCAGAGGCCAGTGTGGGCTCCAAGTTCTGGGAACAGAGCGTGCGTCTAGGCTCCTGGGATCGAGGGATGCAGTACAGCCACAGCATCATCACG AACCTCCTGTACCATGTAGTTGGCTGGACTGACTGGAATCTTGCCTTGAACCCTGAAGGGGGACCCAACTGGGTGCGCAACTTTGTTGATAGCCCCATTATTGTGGACATCACCAAGGACACATTTTATAAACAGCCCATGTTCTACCATCTTGGCCACTTCAG CAAGTTCATTCCTGAGGGTTCCCAGAGAGTGGGGCTGGTTGCCAGTGAGAAGAGCCACCTGGACACAGTGGCCCTGATCCACCCTGACGGATCTGCAGCAGTTGCAGTGGTGCTGAACCG CTCCTCTAAAGATGTGCCTCTTACCATCAAGGATCCTGCTTTGGGCTTCCTGAAGACCATCTCACCTGGTTACTCCATCCAAACCTACCTGTGGCGTCGCCAGTAA
- the GBA1 gene encoding lysosomal acid glucosylceramidase isoform X2 has product MAASLTALLLLQAVSWASGARPCIPKSFGYSSVVCVCNATYCDSLDPLTLPAPGTFSRYESTRSGRRMELSTGTIEANRTGTGLLLTLQPEQRFQKVKGFGGAMTDAAALNILALSPPAQDLLLKSYFSEEGIEYNIIRVPMASCDFSIRIYTYADSPDDFQLHNFSLPEEDTKLKIPLIHRALKLSQRRVSLCASPWTSPTWLKTNGAVNGKGSLKGQPGGVYHQTWAKYFVKFLDAYAEQKLQFWAVTAENEPSAGLMSGYPFQCLGFTPEHQRDFIARDLGPTLANSTHRNVRLLMLDDNRLLLPHWAQVVLKDPEAAKYVHGIAVHWYLDFLAPVKATLGETHRLFPNTMLFASEASVGSKFWEQSVRLGSWDRGMQYSHSIITNLLYHVVGWTDWNLALNPEGGPNWVRNFVDSPIIVDITKDTFYKQPMFYHLGHFSKFIPEGSQRVGLVASEKSHLDTVALIHPDGSAAVAVVLNRSSKDVPLTIKDPALGFLKTISPGYSIQTYLWRRQ; this is encoded by the exons ATGGCTGCCAGCCTCACAGCATTGCTTCTACTTCAGGCGGTGTCCTGGGCATCAG GTGCCCGCCCCTGCATCCCTAAAAGCTTTGGTTACAGCTCAGTGGTCTGTGTCTGCAATGCCACATACTGTGACTCTCTTGACCCCCTGACCCTTCCTGCCCCTGGCACCTTCAGCCGCTATGAGAGTACACGCAGTGGGCGTCGGATGGAGCTGAGTACAGGGACCATTGAGGCCAATCGTACGGGCACAG GGCTCCTACTGACCCTGCAGCCAGAACAGAGGTTCCAGAAAGTGAAGGGGTTTGGAGGGGCTATGACAGATGCTGCTGCTCTCAACATTCTTGCCTTATCACCTCCTGCCCAAGATTTACTACTTAAATCgtacttctctgaagaag GAATTGAATACAACATCATACGGGTACCCATGGCCAGCTGTGACTTCTCCATCCGCATCTACACCTATGCTGACAGCCCTGATGACTTCCAGTTGCacaacttcagcctcccagaggaagATACCAAACTCaag ATACCCCTGATCCATCGGGCTCTGAAGTTGTCTCAACGCCGTGTTTCACTCTGCGCAAGCCCCTGGACATCACCTACTTGGCTTAAGACCAATGGGGCAGTGAATGGGAAGGGGTCACTCAAGGGCCAACCAGGGGGTGTCTACCACCAGACCTGGGCCAAATACTTTGTCAA GTTCCTGGATGCTTATGCTGAGCAAAAGTTACAGTTCTGGGCAGTGACAGCTGAAAATGAGCCGTCTGCAGGGCTGATGAGTGGGTACCCCTTCCAGTGCCTGGGCTTCACCCCTGAACATCAGCGAGACTTCATTGCCCGTGACCTGGGTCCTACCCTTGCCAACAGTACTCACCGAAATGTCCGTCTGCTCATGCTGGATGACAACCGCTTGCTGTTGCCCCACTGGGCACAGGTG GTGCTGAAAGACCCAGAGGCAGCTAAGTATGTTCATGGCATTGCTGTACACTGGTACCTGGACTTTCTGGCTCCAGTAAAAGCCACTCTGGGGGAGACACACCGCCTGTTCCCCAACACCATGCTCTTTGCCTCAGAGGCCAGTGTGGGCTCCAAGTTCTGGGAACAGAGCGTGCGTCTAGGCTCCTGGGATCGAGGGATGCAGTACAGCCACAGCATCATCACG AACCTCCTGTACCATGTAGTTGGCTGGACTGACTGGAATCTTGCCTTGAACCCTGAAGGGGGACCCAACTGGGTGCGCAACTTTGTTGATAGCCCCATTATTGTGGACATCACCAAGGACACATTTTATAAACAGCCCATGTTCTACCATCTTGGCCACTTCAG CAAGTTCATTCCTGAGGGTTCCCAGAGAGTGGGGCTGGTTGCCAGTGAGAAGAGCCACCTGGACACAGTGGCCCTGATCCACCCTGACGGATCTGCAGCAGTTGCAGTGGTGCTGAACCG CTCCTCTAAAGATGTGCCTCTTACCATCAAGGATCCTGCTTTGGGCTTCCTGAAGACCATCTCACCTGGTTACTCCATCCAAACCTACCTGTGGCGTCGCCAGTAA